The segment CAATGACGCACCCGTTATCACACTTGCCGACATTGGCGTGGCCATGGGCGGTTTGGGCTCCGATGCCGCTATCGAAACTGCGGATGTGGTGATACAAAATGACCAGCCCTCCAAAACCGCTACCGCTATTAGAATAAGCAAAGCAACAAACCGGATTGTTTGGCAAAACATAGGCCTGGCCTTTGGGGTAAAATTTTTGGTGTTGTCCCTGGGGGCTTTTGGAATGGCAAACATGTGGGAAGCGGTATTTGCCGATGTGGGCGTTACCCTGCTGGCCATATTAAATGCCGTGCGGATCCAGAAAATGGATTTCCCTGCAAAGAAAATTTCTGAAACAAAAGTTCTAGATAAAACTGTAGCGCATTCCCCTAAAAGGAAAACAAACACGGAAAAGGAGTTTGCCTAAATTGGAAGCCAAAAGTGTAAGGAGACAAGGTTGTAATCAACAAATACTGAATCATAATTTGATAAAACACAATCATGTAACAGTTGATTAAAGGGAGCAAAAATTACTGAAGATGAGGCACAAAAAAATAGTATAGGTCCAATACCATTGAATATGATGTAATAAAATAATTGTCTGATGAACAACAAGGGGTTTTTCTTTACTGTTATTGTAGGTATCGTGATGGGGGTATTTATCATTCATCCCCTTGGGCTTTTTTTGTATGACAATCAGGGCGACCAGGGCAGTTGGTGGTATATCCTGGAAATTGTTTTTGAACAAATTGCTGTAGCTTTGGGGATTTTGACCAGATTTTGAAGAACCTCCTTTTTGGTTGTTTGGGCATCAGCCTGGCATTGATGTTTTATACCAGGAAAAAAATCTTCCAACTTGGCAAATTGAAGAATGAAATGGATATTGTAGAAGCGCTTATAACCGAAGGTGAAAATCAGGGAGTAGAATTTAAATCAACCTTGCGTTGGGACTTACGACAACTAAAACCAAATAAGGCTTTAGAAAACGTAGTTGCCAAAACCATAGTAAGCTTTATGAACTGCAAAGGTGGCAACCTGTTGATTGGTATTGATGATGAAGGCCTGGTTTTAGGGCTTAAAGAAGATTACCAAACCGTGAAGAAGCCCGGCAGGGATGGTTTTGAACAATATATCATGCAACTGGTCTCCGTTACTTTGGGCACCAGGTTTTGTTCTTTGGTAAAAGTAACTTTTTACAAATTTGAAAGAAGGGACATTTGTCATTTAAATATAAAATCCTCAAAAACACAGGTATTCCTCAATGTCGGGGACTTAGTCCCATTTTTTTATCCGTACCGGAAACGGCAAACGCGAACTGGATATTCCTGAGGCATTGGCCTATATAGGAAAAGGAAAGGCATTGTACAATTAGAGAGAGCGAGAATTTAAAATTTTGACCATGAAAAAATTGCAAATCAAAATCCCGGTGGTGCTCCCACAGGTGCACGATGAAAAAGATGCCTGTGTCAACAGGCTTATTCAACAACTGGAAAACAGGGAAGGTATTGAAAAGGTGCATATTTCTTCTGAAAAAGATGTTGATACCCCTCTGCTTTGCTTTCATTATGACCCGGATATTATTTCCATTGACCGCATTCAAAAAATGGCCAAACAGGCAGGGGCATCATTGACCAATGAGTTTGGGCATAGCCTGCTGGAGGTAGAGGGAATAAGACATGCAAGACATGCAAGAAAAATTGAAAAAGGGTTAATAGGTTTGGAGGAGGTTATGGAAGTTTCGGTATCTGCATCGGGAATCGTAAGGCTGGAATTCATAAAGGCTAAAACCAACGAAGAAGATTTTCGTCACATCCTGAAAAACGAAGGCCTGAAAATCAAGACTGCCAGAAAGAATGAAAAAGCGCCTCCTGAAACGGCTGAAACCCCTGAACATTCTCACGAGGAGGTAGAGCTTAAAGATGAAGGCCACGCCCATGACCACGGGGGTATTTTAGGAAAAAATACCGAG is part of the Antarcticibacterium sp. 1MA-6-2 genome and harbors:
- a CDS encoding helix-turn-helix domain-containing protein is translated as MKNLLFGCLGISLALMFYTRKKIFQLGKLKNEMDIVEALITEGENQGVEFKSTLRWDLRQLKPNKALENVVAKTIVSFMNCKGGNLLIGIDDEGLVLGLKEDYQTVKKPGRDGFEQYIMQLVSVTLGTRFCSLVKVTFYKFERRDICHLNIKSSKTQVFLNVGDLVPFFYPYRKRQTRTGYS